The Mycobacteriales bacterium genome includes the window CGGGCGGCGGCGCGCCGCCGGGCGGCGCGGCCTCCGGGGTCATGCCGGGCGCGTGCGCCCAGGGGTCCTGGGGCGGCTCGGGGGGAGTCGTCACGGCGTACCTCCTCGGTGTGGGCCTTCGCTATCGTTGCCCCCGTCGCGCCCGGAGACACGCAACCGGGCCTCGTCGTCAGGGAGTGTCGCCGCCCCGTGAGCGCCCGGCTGGCCGTCCTCGTGTCCGGCAGCGGCACCAACCTCCAGGCGCTCGTCGACGCCACCGCCGATCCCGCGTACGGCGCCCGGATCGTCTCGGTGGGCGCCGACCGCGACGGCATCGAGGGCCTCGCCCGTGCCGAGCGCGCCGGCATCCCGACCTGGGTCGTCCGCCTCGGCGACTGCGCGGACCGCGCGGAGTTCAACCGCCGCACCCTCGCCGCGATCGAGGCGGCCGAGCCCGACCTGGTCGTCCTCGCCGGCTACATGAAGATCCTCGACGCGTCCGTCGTCGGCCGCTTCCCCACGATCAACACGCACCCCGCGCTGCTGCCGTCGTTCCCCGGAGCGCACGCCGTCCGCGACGCCCTCGACCACGGCGTCAAGGTAACCGGCGTCACCGTCCACTTCGCCGACCCCGCCGTCGACAGCGGCGCGATCGTCGCGCAGGAGGCCGTGCCGGTCCTGCCCGGCGACGACGAGGAGACGTTGCACGAACGCATCAAGACCGTCGAACGCCGCCTCCTCGCCGACACCGTCGGCCGGCTGGTGCGCGACGGGTACCGCATCGAGGGAAGGAAGGTCGTCCTGCCGTGACGTCACCCCACGACGCCGCTCGCCGCGCTCGCGCCGCCGCGGGGGCCCCCCGATGACCGCCCGTCCGATCCGCCGCGCCCTGGTGAGCGTGTACGACAAGACCGGGCTGGTCGACCTCGCCCGCGGGCTGGTCGAGGCCGGCGTCGAGCTGGTGTCGACCGGCTCCACGGCCGCGCGGATCAGCGACGCCGGGCTGCCGGTGACGGCGGTGTCGGACGTGACCGGCTTCCCCGAGTGCCTCGACGGCCGGGTGAAGACGCTGCACCCGCGCATCCACGCCGGCATCCTCGCCGACCGCCGGCTGCCCGCCCACGAGGAGCAGCTCCGCGACCTCGGGGTGGCGCCGTTCGAGCTGGTCGTGTCGAACCTCTACCCGTTCCGCGACACCGTCGCCTCCGGCGCGTCCCCCGACGAGTGCGTCGAGCAGATCGACATCGGCGGCCCGACGATGGTCCGCGCCGCAGCCAAGAACCACGAGTCGGTCGCGATCGTCGTCTCGCCCGCGCGGTACGCCGACGTGCTCGACGCCGTGCGGTCGGGCGGGTTCACGCTGGAGCAGCGGCGGGCGCTGGCGGCCGAGGCGTTCGCGCACACCGCGTCGTACGACGTCGCGGTCGCGTCGTGGTTCGCGCGCGACGAGGAGTTCCCGGCGTTCGCCGGCTCGGCGCTGACCCTCGCCGACGTCCTGCGCTACGGCGAGAACCCGCACCAGCGCGCCGCCCTCTACCTCGACCCCGCCGTGCCGCCCGGGCTGGCGCAGGCCGAGCAGCTCCACGGCAAGCAGATGTCGTACAACAACTACGTCGACACCGACGCCGCGCGCCGCGCCGCGTACGACTTCGCGGACCCGTGCGTCGCCGTCGTCAAGCACGCCAACCCGTGCGGCATCGCCGTCGGCGCCGACGTCGCCGAGGCGCACCGCAAGGCGCACGCCTGCGACCCGGTGTCGGCGTTCGGCGGCGTCATCGCCGTCAACCGCGCCGTCTCCGTCGAGCTCGCCCACCAGATCGCCGAGATCTTCACCGAGGTCGTCGTCGCGCCCGCCTACGACGAGGGCGCCGTCGAGGTGCTCGCCGCCAAGCCGTCGATCCGCGTGCTCCGCGCGCCCGACCCCGCGCCTGCCGCCACCGAGTGGCGGCAGGTGTCCGGCGGCGTGCTCGTGCAGACGCGCGACCGGTTCGACGCGCCCGGCGACGACCCGGCGACGTGGACCGAGCAGACCGGCGTCGCGGTCGACGCGGAGACGCTGGCGGACCTCGCGTTCGCCTGGCGCGCCTGCCGCGCCGTGAAGTCCAACGCGATCCTGCTCGCGACCGGCGGCGCCACCGTCGGCGTCGGCATGGGGCAGGTCAACCGCGTCGACGCCGCCCGCCTCGCCGTCGCCCGCGCCGGCGACCGCGCCAAGGGCTCCGTCGCCGCGTCCGACGCGTTCTTCCCGTTCCCCGACGGGTTCGAGGTGCTCGCCGAGGCCGGCGTCCGCGCCGTCGTCCAGCCCGGCGGCTCGGTGCGCGACGGGCTCGTGGTCGACGCCGCGAAGGCCGCCGGCATCCCGCTGCTGTTCACGGGGACGCGCCATTTCTTTCACTGACGCCGACCTCATCGAGTGGGAGACGGCGGGGGAGACGTTCGAGGAGGCCGACTTCTCCGGCGCGCGGCTCAACGCGTCCGTGCACACCGGCAGCGCGTTCCTGCGCTGCCGGTTCCGGCGGACCCGGCTGTTCGGCGCGGCGTTCGTCGGCTGCAAGCTCACCGGCTCCGTCTTCGAGGAGGCCGAGCTGCGGCCGTTGCGCGTCGAGGGCGGTGACTGGTCGTACGTCCGGCTGCGCCGCGCCGACCTGCGCGGCGTGTCGTTCCGCGGCGTGCGGCTCGCCGAGGCGGACCTCACCGACGCCGACCTCTCCGGCTGCGACCTGCGCGACGCGGACCTGTCGTACGCGACGTTGCGCGGCGCCAACCTGGACGGTGCCGACCTGCGCGGCGCGGCCGTCGCCGGCGTCGACCTGGCGGCGTTGCGGCTGGCCGGCGCGGTCATCGACGTGGCGCAGGCGGTGCAGGTCGCGCGCGGCCTCGGTGCCGTGGTGGAGTGACCGTATGAGCGCCCGACTCCTGCCCGGTGCCCCTGTCGCCGAGGCCGTCTACGCCGACCTCGCGCCGCGCATCGAGGCCCTCGTCGCCGCCGGCCACCGGCCCGGCCTCGGCACCATCCTCGTCGGCGGCGACACCGCCAGCGCCGGCTACATCCGCATGAAGCAGGAGAAGGCCGCCGAGCTCGGGTTCGCGTCGCCGCACGTCCACCTCGGCGACGACGCCACCCAGGCCGACCTGGTCGCCGCGATCCGCGAGTTCAACGACTCGCCCGAGGTCGACGCGATGCTCGTGCAGCACCCGACGCCGCCGCAGATCGACTTCGAGGCGGCGCTGCTCGAGATGGACCCCGACAAGGACGTCGACGGCCTGCACCCGATGAACATGGGCCGCCTCGCGCTCGGCCTCCCCGGCCCCGTCCCGTGCACGCCCGCCGGCATCGAGGCGCTGCTCGCCCACCACGGCGTCCCCGTCGCCGGCCGCGACGTCTGCGTCCTCGGCCGCGGCACCACCCTCGGCCGCCCGCTCGCGCTGCTGCTGACGCAGAAGCGGCCCACCGCCAACGCCGCCGTCACCGTCGTGCACACCGGCGTCCCCGACTGGTCCGTGCACACCCGCCGCGCCGAGGTCGTCATCGCCGCCGCCGGCGTGCCCGGCATCCTCCAGCCGTCGCACATCAGCCCGGGCGCGACCGTCGTCGGCGGCGGCGTTCGCTACGAGGGGCGCAAGCTGCTGCCGGACGTGGACGAGGCGTGCGCGGAGGTCGCGGGTGCCATCACGCCGCGCGTCGGCGGCGTCGGCCCGACCACCGTGGCCATGCTCTTCCGCAACGCCGTCGAGGCCGCCGAGCGCCGCTAGCGCAGCCGTACCGGGAGCGCCGCCTGGCAGCGGAAGCCCGGCAGGTCGAGCCACTCGGGGTCGCCGGCGAGCTCC containing:
- the purH gene encoding bifunctional phosphoribosylaminoimidazolecarboxamide formyltransferase/IMP cyclohydrolase, which encodes MTARPIRRALVSVYDKTGLVDLARGLVEAGVELVSTGSTAARISDAGLPVTAVSDVTGFPECLDGRVKTLHPRIHAGILADRRLPAHEEQLRDLGVAPFELVVSNLYPFRDTVASGASPDECVEQIDIGGPTMVRAAAKNHESVAIVVSPARYADVLDAVRSGGFTLEQRRALAAEAFAHTASYDVAVASWFARDEEFPAFAGSALTLADVLRYGENPHQRAALYLDPAVPPGLAQAEQLHGKQMSYNNYVDTDAARRAAYDFADPCVAVVKHANPCGIAVGADVAEAHRKAHACDPVSAFGGVIAVNRAVSVELAHQIAEIFTEVVVAPAYDEGAVEVLAAKPSIRVLRAPDPAPAATEWRQVSGGVLVQTRDRFDAPGDDPATWTEQTGVAVDAETLADLAFAWRACRAVKSNAILLATGGATVGVGMGQVNRVDAARLAVARAGDRAKGSVAASDAFFPFPDGFEVLAEAGVRAVVQPGGSVRDGLVVDAAKAAGIPLLFTGTRHFFH
- a CDS encoding tetrahydrofolate dehydrogenase/cyclohydrolase catalytic domain-containing protein produces the protein MSARLLPGAPVAEAVYADLAPRIEALVAAGHRPGLGTILVGGDTASAGYIRMKQEKAAELGFASPHVHLGDDATQADLVAAIREFNDSPEVDAMLVQHPTPPQIDFEAALLEMDPDKDVDGLHPMNMGRLALGLPGPVPCTPAGIEALLAHHGVPVAGRDVCVLGRGTTLGRPLALLLTQKRPTANAAVTVVHTGVPDWSVHTRRAEVVIAAAGVPGILQPSHISPGATVVGGGVRYEGRKLLPDVDEACAEVAGAITPRVGGVGPTTVAMLFRNAVEAAERR
- a CDS encoding pentapeptide repeat-containing protein — its product is MHTGSAFLRCRFRRTRLFGAAFVGCKLTGSVFEEAELRPLRVEGGDWSYVRLRRADLRGVSFRGVRLAEADLTDADLSGCDLRDADLSYATLRGANLDGADLRGAAVAGVDLAALRLAGAVIDVAQAVQVARGLGAVVE
- the purN gene encoding phosphoribosylglycinamide formyltransferase, encoding MSARLAVLVSGSGTNLQALVDATADPAYGARIVSVGADRDGIEGLARAERAGIPTWVVRLGDCADRAEFNRRTLAAIEAAEPDLVVLAGYMKILDASVVGRFPTINTHPALLPSFPGAHAVRDALDHGVKVTGVTVHFADPAVDSGAIVAQEAVPVLPGDDEETLHERIKTVERRLLADTVGRLVRDGYRIEGRKVVLP